In one window of Microtus pennsylvanicus isolate mMicPen1 chromosome 2, mMicPen1.hap1, whole genome shotgun sequence DNA:
- the Smim26 gene encoding small integral membrane protein 26, whose protein sequence is MRPEQAIFWYRRMSMVYAFGAWLVLGSAIFLTRRQKEPGYGEEQKDGWRDEAPLATCEDSEFDREISESFDEPHVQTSVKYPNSFVSVTQRITDHLKSWTGGPGPQS, encoded by the exons ATGCGTCCCGAACAGGCCATCTTTTGGTACCGGCGGATGTCTATGGTCTACGCATTTGGCGCCTGGTTGGTGCTGGGTTCGGCGATTTTCCTTACACGGAGACAGAAGGAGCCAG gttatgGAGAAGAACAGAAGGATGGCTGGAGGGATGAAGCACCTCTTGCTACATGCGAAGACTCTGAGTTTGACAGGGAAATAAGTGAGTCCTTTGACGAGCCTCATGTGCAGACATCTGTAAAGTATCCAAACAGTTTTGTCTCAGTCACTCAGAGGATCACGGACCATCTGAAGTCATGGACTGGTGGGCCTGGGCCCCAATCGTGA